From Aliarcobacter butzleri, the proteins below share one genomic window:
- the rfbC gene encoding dTDP-4-dehydrorhamnose 3,5-epimerase gives MNYKRLEIPDLVLCEPTFHKDNRGFVYESFKKESFNNFLGFEVDFCQDNISYSMYGVIRALHTNTLNYSQSKLVNVLKGEILDVAVDFRVGSASFGKVVSIELNSEENKQLFIPRGFLHGFSVLSKDALVMIKVDRYFALDESIGVRYNDEDLNIDWKIKKESVIVSEADKNLLAFKDTNSPFMYNKNYY, from the coding sequence ATGAATTATAAAAGATTAGAAATTCCAGATTTAGTACTTTGTGAACCAACTTTTCATAAAGATAATCGTGGATTTGTTTATGAATCATTTAAAAAAGAGTCTTTTAATAACTTTTTAGGATTTGAAGTAGATTTTTGCCAAGATAATATTTCTTATAGCATGTATGGAGTTATAAGAGCACTTCATACAAATACTTTAAACTATTCTCAATCAAAGCTTGTAAATGTATTAAAAGGTGAAATTCTTGATGTTGCAGTTGATTTTAGAGTAGGAAGTGCAAGTTTTGGTAAAGTGGTAAGTATAGAGTTAAATAGTGAAGAAAATAAACAACTTTTCATACCAAGAGGATTTTTACATGGTTTTTCAGTTTTAAGCAAAGATGCTTTAGTTATGATAAAAGTCGATAGATACTTTGCTTTAGATGAGAGTATTGGAGTGAGATATAATGATGAAGATTTAAATATTGATTGGAAAATAAAAAAAGAATCAGTCATTGTTTCTGAAGCTGATAAAAATTTATTAGCTTTTAAAGATACAAATTCACCATTTATGTACAATAAAAATTATTATTAG
- the pglF gene encoding UDP-N-acetylglucosamine 4,6-dehydratase (configuration-retaining), with the protein MNYLRDKRFLGILVTIVISTFSLYLVSFLIHKELSLFTLITIIITRILFSFLLFDDYKLSWSKASTKTGLMKIILALISFMIYMPILYYFYHISFNLLFIDLIFYTFIINILVYVYKYYHSVGKNKKTKSLVIYGAGKAGLQLQREFLNSEYKLVCFIDDDEILHHRSIDGISIYSKEKYCSLFENQKFDLMIIAMPSASQEQIKIIYEFMQDKFEKIKILPSMNNILKKEEFTKQLKDIGVEDLLARYPKDLDKKQIENFIKDKIVLITGAGGSIGSEISRQCKVYGAKQLILLDHSEFNLYSILEELKGENVVPIMQSVRDIKALESTFEKYKPQIVIHAAAYKHVPLVEYNILEGITNNIIGTKNCIDLSIKYGAQKFVLISTDKAVRPTNIMGTTKRICELYAQNVESKNTEIVAVRFGNVLGSSGSVIPKFKSQIEQGKNITVTHPEITRYFMLIPEACELVLQAASIGKGGEIFILDMGEPIRIVDLAKKMIELSGRNDINIEFCGLRLGEKLYEELLINDSDQKTKYESITVANSTKFYIKELNKKIEELLICEDKVAKLKEIVPEFEHRLNN; encoded by the coding sequence ATGAATTATTTAAGAGACAAGAGATTTCTTGGAATATTAGTAACTATCGTTATATCTACATTTTCTCTTTATTTAGTTAGTTTTTTAATACATAAAGAACTCTCATTATTTACTTTGATTACTATAATTATAACTAGAATATTGTTTTCATTTTTACTTTTTGATGATTACAAACTCTCTTGGTCAAAAGCATCTACAAAAACAGGTTTGATGAAGATCATACTTGCATTAATAAGTTTTATGATTTATATGCCTATCCTATATTATTTTTATCATATTTCTTTTAATCTTTTATTTATCGATTTGATTTTTTATACATTTATTATAAATATTTTAGTTTATGTATATAAATATTATCACTCTGTTGGAAAAAACAAAAAAACGAAAAGTTTAGTAATATATGGAGCAGGAAAAGCTGGACTTCAACTTCAAAGAGAGTTTTTAAATAGTGAATATAAACTTGTTTGTTTTATAGATGATGATGAAATCTTGCACCATAGAAGTATTGATGGTATTTCTATATATTCAAAAGAAAAATATTGTAGTTTATTTGAAAATCAAAAATTTGATTTGATGATTATTGCTATGCCATCAGCTTCTCAAGAACAAATAAAAATAATTTATGAATTTATGCAAGATAAGTTTGAAAAAATAAAAATTTTGCCTTCGATGAATAATATTCTGAAAAAAGAAGAATTCACAAAACAACTTAAAGATATTGGCGTAGAAGATTTACTAGCACGTTATCCAAAAGATTTGGATAAAAAACAAATAGAAAACTTTATAAAAGACAAAATAGTTTTAATTACAGGTGCAGGTGGAAGTATAGGAAGTGAAATATCAAGACAGTGTAAAGTGTATGGAGCAAAACAGCTGATACTTTTAGATCATAGTGAATTTAATCTTTATTCAATTTTAGAAGAATTAAAAGGTGAAAATGTAGTTCCTATTATGCAAAGTGTAAGAGATATAAAAGCTTTAGAGAGTACTTTTGAAAAATATAAACCACAAATAGTTATTCATGCAGCAGCTTATAAACATGTGCCTTTGGTTGAGTACAATATCTTAGAAGGTATTACAAATAATATAATTGGAACAAAAAATTGTATAGATTTATCTATAAAATATGGTGCTCAAAAGTTTGTTCTTATATCAACAGATAAAGCAGTTCGTCCAACAAATATTATGGGAACAACAAAACGAATTTGTGAACTTTATGCTCAAAATGTAGAATCAAAAAATACAGAGATTGTAGCAGTTAGATTTGGAAATGTTCTAGGAAGTAGTGGAAGTGTTATTCCAAAATTTAAATCTCAAATTGAACAAGGTAAAAATATTACAGTAACTCATCCAGAAATTACAAGATATTTTATGCTTATTCCTGAAGCTTGTGAACTTGTGCTTCAAGCTGCGAGTATTGGAAAAGGTGGAGAGATATTTATTCTTGATATGGGAGAACCAATACGTATAGTTGATTTGGCTAAGAAAATGATTGAACTGAGTGGTAGAAATGACATCAATATAGAGTTTTGTGGATTAAGACTTGGTGAAAAATTATATGAAGAATTATTAATAAATGATAGCGATCAAAAAACAAAATATGAATCAATCACAGTTGCAAATTCTACAAAATTTTATATAAAAGAACTAAATAAAAAAATAGAAGAATTATTAATTTGTGAAGATAAAGTAGCAAAATTAAAAGAGATTGTTCCAGAATTTGAGCATAGATTAAATAACTAA
- a CDS encoding type II secretion system protein, translating into MKPAFSLLELIFAIVVLGIIVSVAVPKFLDTRDSALVSTIKRDVNTAINSIQSYYLLNQKIEKLTDAMEISDSNWKVEDLKLTDKNSCLTIEVKTSSNETKNIELVVDSTKETTICKKLRDAGLVSKSVELY; encoded by the coding sequence ATGAAACCAGCTTTTTCTTTACTTGAATTGATTTTTGCCATAGTTGTTTTAGGAATTATAGTATCTGTAGCTGTTCCAAAGTTTTTAGATACTAGAGATAGTGCTTTAGTATCAACTATAAAAAGGGATGTAAATACAGCTATAAATTCTATACAAAGTTACTATTTATTAAATCAAAAAATAGAAAAGCTAACAGATGCTATGGAAATAAGTGATTCAAATTGGAAAGTAGAAGATTTGAAATTAACTGATAAAAACTCTTGTTTAACTATTGAAGTAAAAACATCTTCAAATGAAACAAAAAACATCGAATTAGTTGTTGATTCTACAAAAGAGACAACAATATGCAAAAAATTAAGAGATGCAGGATTAGTATCTAAAAGTGTAGAGTTATATTAG
- a CDS encoding DNA ligase: protein MFFKNIKNIINLFGGLIMKLLLYFFLAIYGFSFELQKANIYDEKKDNINNWYMSEKLDGIRAYWNGKELLSKNGNKIYAPSWFIQNLPPFELDGELYTKVNDFENIQSIVLDTKPSKAWEKITYNIFEVPNTKGDFDTRLKRLEDWLKINPNNFIKIIPQIVCKDKEHLDKFLNQMLKKQAEGVMIKNPFLEYQEGRNSNILKVKTFFDEEGVVISHNYKNGKFKSLVIKQKDGITFNLGNGFTNKDRENPPKIGDIVTFKYYGLTKNNKPKFASFLRVRKEE, encoded by the coding sequence ATGTTTTTTAAGAATATTAAAAATATAATAAATTTATTTGGTGGTTTAATTATGAAACTTTTATTATATTTTTTTCTTGCAATTTATGGATTTTCTTTTGAACTACAAAAAGCAAATATTTATGATGAAAAAAAAGACAACATAAATAACTGGTATATGAGTGAAAAACTAGATGGAATAAGAGCTTATTGGAATGGTAAAGAACTCTTAAGCAAAAATGGTAATAAAATTTATGCACCAAGTTGGTTTATACAAAATCTTCCACCGTTTGAACTTGATGGTGAACTTTATACAAAAGTGAATGATTTTGAAAATATTCAAAGTATAGTTTTAGATACAAAACCTTCGAAAGCTTGGGAGAAAATAACTTATAATATTTTTGAAGTTCCTAATACAAAAGGTGATTTTGACACAAGACTAAAAAGACTAGAAGATTGGCTAAAAATAAATCCAAATAATTTTATTAAAATCATTCCTCAAATAGTTTGTAAAGATAAAGAGCATTTAGATAAATTTTTAAATCAAATGTTAAAAAAACAAGCTGAAGGAGTTATGATAAAAAATCCATTTTTGGAATATCAAGAAGGACGAAACTCAAATATACTCAAAGTAAAAACTTTTTTTGATGAAGAAGGAGTTGTGATTTCTCATAACTATAAAAATGGAAAATTTAAAAGTTTAGTTATAAAACAAAAAGATGGAATAACTTTTAATTTAGGAAATGGTTTTACAAATAAAGATAGAGAAAATCCACCAAAAATTGGAGATATTGTAACTTTTAAATATTATGGTTTAACAAAAAATAACAAACCAAAATTTGCTTCATTTTTAAGAGTTAGAAAAGAAGAATAA
- a CDS encoding adenine phosphoribosyltransferase, which produces MSEKNVLDENSKNILLDSIRTINDYPKPGIIFKDITTLLNNKNAFNLLMDHLEERYKSYNLDYIAGVEARGFFFASALASRLKIGFVPVRKKGKLPSTTICEKYELEYGFSEVELHLDAFNNEKNVNVLLIDDIIVSGGTAYAAANLIKKLNVNLVESCFLMNIAILDGAKKLSEISPVYCVLEI; this is translated from the coding sequence TTGAGTGAAAAAAATGTGTTAGATGAAAATAGCAAAAATATATTACTTGATAGCATAAGAACTATAAATGATTATCCAAAACCTGGAATTATTTTCAAAGATATCACTACTTTATTGAATAATAAAAATGCATTTAATCTTTTAATGGACCATTTAGAAGAAAGATACAAATCATATAATTTAGACTATATTGCAGGAGTTGAAGCAAGAGGTTTTTTCTTTGCTTCTGCACTTGCTAGTAGATTGAAAATTGGTTTTGTTCCAGTTAGAAAAAAAGGAAAATTACCAAGTACAACAATCTGTGAGAAATATGAATTAGAGTATGGTTTTAGTGAAGTTGAACTTCATCTTGATGCTTTTAATAATGAAAAGAATGTAAATGTTTTGTTGATTGATGATATTATTGTTAGTGGTGGTACAGCTTATGCGGCTGCTAATTTAATAAAAAAATTGAATGTAAATTTAGTTGAATCATGTTTTTTGATGAATATTGCTATTTTAGATGGTGCAAAAAAATTAAGTGAAATATCACCAGTTTATTGTGTATTAGAAATTTGA
- the trpB gene encoding tryptophan synthase subunit beta: MSNYIPKPSIFDPDEKGQFGIFGGQYVPETLMPILKDLELAYKKYRFDKEFWAEVNALLKDYVGRENPLYFASNISKELDAKIYLKREDLNHTGAHKVNNVIAQGLLAKRMGKTKVIAETGAGQHGVATATIAALMGLECTIFMGAKDVERQELNVFRMKLLGAKVISVQSGSKTLKDAMNDAIRYWVTNARDTFYIIGTVAGPHPYPMMVRDFQSIIGYESRKQILEKEEKLPDYVVACIGGGSNAIGMFSHFLEDKDVRCIGIEAGGLGIDTNKHGCSLEKGTPGILHGQCSYLLQDEDGQVLEAHSMSAGLDYPGIGPEHSFHKDNKSISYDSITDQEALDAFVWLSRREGIIPAFESAHAIAYLNKAKEKIKGKTVIVCLSGRGDKDMIQAKSLLNFN; encoded by the coding sequence ATGAGTAATTATATTCCAAAACCTAGTATTTTTGACCCAGATGAAAAAGGTCAATTTGGTATTTTTGGTGGACAATATGTTCCTGAAACTTTGATGCCAATTTTAAAAGACTTAGAACTTGCATATAAAAAATATAGATTTGATAAAGAGTTTTGGGCAGAGGTTAATGCTTTATTAAAAGATTATGTAGGTAGAGAAAATCCATTATATTTTGCTTCAAATATAAGTAAAGAGTTAGATGCAAAAATTTATTTAAAAAGAGAAGATTTAAATCATACTGGTGCTCATAAAGTAAATAATGTAATAGCTCAAGGTCTATTAGCAAAAAGAATGGGTAAAACAAAAGTAATTGCAGAAACAGGGGCTGGACAACATGGTGTTGCAACTGCAACAATTGCAGCACTCATGGGACTTGAATGTACTATTTTTATGGGTGCAAAAGATGTTGAAAGACAAGAACTAAATGTTTTTAGAATGAAACTTTTAGGAGCAAAAGTTATTTCAGTTCAAAGTGGAAGTAAGACTTTAAAAGATGCTATGAATGATGCAATAAGATATTGGGTTACAAATGCACGAGATACTTTTTATATAATTGGTACAGTTGCTGGCCCTCACCCATATCCTATGATGGTGCGAGATTTCCAATCAATTATTGGTTATGAATCAAGAAAACAGATTTTAGAAAAAGAGGAAAAACTTCCTGATTATGTAGTTGCATGTATTGGTGGTGGCTCAAATGCTATTGGTATGTTTTCTCACTTTTTAGAAGATAAAGATGTAAGATGTATTGGAATTGAAGCAGGTGGATTAGGAATTGATACTAATAAACATGGATGTTCTTTAGAAAAAGGAACTCCAGGAATTCTTCATGGTCAATGCTCATATTTGCTTCAAGATGAAGATGGACAAGTTTTAGAAGCACATAGTATGAGTGCAGGTCTTGATTATCCAGGAATTGGTCCAGAACACTCTTTTCATAAAGATAATAAATCAATAAGTTATGATTCAATTACAGATCAAGAAGCTTTAGATGCTTTTGTTTGGTTAAGTAGACGTGAGGGAATTATTCCAGCATTTGAATCAGCGCACGCAATTGCATATTTGAATAAAGCAAAAGAGAAAATAAAAGGGAAAACAGTTATTGTTTGTTTATCTGGTAGGGGAGATAAAGATATGATTCAAGCAAAAAGTTTGCTGAATTTTAATTAA
- a CDS encoding DedA family protein, producing the protein MKELFRKIQPYSGKIFAVFLILFMSFLIYSLSQAPVEGIDEKFKYLLEKHGYIILFVWGMLEGEAGLVMAGLLAHKEMMNLYLAIFVAGFGGFAGDQVYFYIGRFNKESVHRKFRGQRRKFAFAHLLLKRHGWPIIFIQRYMYGMRTIIPISIGLTRYDARKFAFINLISAWCWAALTIVPVWYFGEQIMIVLHWAKQHWYMAIPIAVVVGGSIVYYFHKATQKVEKRMRHEN; encoded by the coding sequence ATGAAAGAGCTCTTTAGAAAAATCCAACCCTATTCAGGAAAAATATTTGCAGTATTCCTTATATTGTTTATGTCTTTTTTAATATATAGTTTATCTCAAGCACCAGTTGAAGGAATTGATGAGAAATTCAAATATTTACTAGAAAAGCATGGATATATAATACTTTTTGTTTGGGGAATGCTTGAGGGTGAAGCTGGGCTTGTTATGGCAGGATTATTAGCTCATAAAGAGATGATGAATTTGTATTTGGCTATATTTGTTGCAGGTTTTGGTGGGTTTGCAGGTGATCAAGTATATTTTTACATAGGAAGATTTAATAAAGAGTCTGTTCATAGAAAATTTAGAGGGCAAAGAAGAAAATTTGCATTTGCGCACCTTTTGTTAAAAAGGCATGGTTGGCCTATTATTTTTATTCAAAGATATATGTATGGAATGAGAACAATAATTCCTATTTCAATAGGATTAACAAGATATGATGCTAGAAAGTTCGCCTTTATAAATCTAATCTCAGCTTGGTGTTGGGCTGCTCTTACAATAGTGCCGGTTTGGTATTTTGGAGAACAAATTATGATTGTATTACATTGGGCAAAACAACACTGGTATATGGCAATTCCTATTGCAGTTGTAGTTGGAGGAAGCATTGTTTACTATTTTCATAAAGCAACACAAAAAGTTGAAAAAAGGATGAGACATGAAAATTAA
- a CDS encoding leucyl aminopeptidase produces MKINIVEINKKKSFDTEIIFVKDIETLKEDKEILEILEFKAKDESCVLLAESKKIYVGYEESSYDSLAIAIATAIKKLKSTKFKSAKITLDKCLEDNFNALVEGALLGQYAFDEYKSEKETKKIELSFVVEKKNSKLEDILKESTIISKAVNKARDMVNSAPADFYPQIMAQMAQKLAQDVDISCEVHGESYLEKHKMMAMHSVGRASVHESKLIHLTYKPKKAKHKIVLVGKGLTYDSGGLSLKPSDFMVTMKADKSGACAVLATIWAIAKLELPIEVHAILGAVENMIGGNAYKPDDILKAKNGKTIEVRNTDAEGRLVLADCLCYAQDEIKNIDYIFDYATLTGACVVGVGEYTTGVMGNCEILKRKAVSSALDAGEYATALDFNRYLKKCIKSEIADICNVANTRYGGAITAGMFLDNFIYEENKNKWIHFDIAGPAYVEKAWGYNPYGASGIGVRTTIKLLQNLL; encoded by the coding sequence ATGAAAATTAATATTGTTGAAATAAATAAAAAAAAGAGTTTTGATACAGAAATAATTTTTGTAAAAGATATTGAAACTTTAAAAGAAGACAAAGAAATATTAGAAATTTTAGAGTTTAAAGCAAAAGATGAAAGTTGTGTATTATTAGCTGAATCAAAAAAGATATATGTTGGATATGAAGAATCTTCTTATGATAGTTTAGCAATTGCAATTGCAACGGCAATTAAAAAATTAAAATCAACAAAATTTAAAAGTGCAAAAATAACTTTAGATAAATGTTTAGAAGATAATTTTAATGCTTTAGTTGAAGGAGCACTTTTAGGTCAATATGCATTTGATGAATACAAAAGTGAAAAAGAGACAAAAAAGATTGAATTAAGTTTTGTTGTTGAAAAGAAAAATTCTAAATTAGAAGATATTTTAAAAGAATCAACAATAATTTCAAAAGCTGTAAATAAAGCAAGAGATATGGTAAATAGTGCACCAGCTGATTTTTATCCACAAATTATGGCACAAATGGCACAAAAATTAGCGCAAGATGTAGATATATCTTGCGAAGTTCATGGTGAAAGTTATTTAGAAAAACATAAAATGATGGCAATGCATAGTGTTGGAAGAGCCTCAGTTCACGAATCAAAACTTATTCACTTAACATATAAACCAAAAAAAGCAAAACACAAAATAGTACTTGTTGGTAAAGGCTTAACTTATGATTCAGGTGGTTTATCTTTAAAACCAAGTGATTTTATGGTTACAATGAAAGCAGATAAATCAGGAGCTTGTGCAGTATTAGCAACTATTTGGGCTATTGCTAAACTTGAACTTCCTATTGAAGTTCATGCTATTTTAGGTGCAGTTGAAAATATGATTGGTGGAAATGCTTATAAACCAGATGATATACTAAAAGCTAAAAATGGTAAAACAATAGAAGTAAGAAACACTGATGCTGAAGGAAGACTTGTTCTTGCTGATTGTTTATGTTATGCTCAAGATGAAATCAAAAATATTGATTATATATTTGATTATGCAACTTTAACAGGAGCTTGTGTTGTTGGAGTTGGTGAATATACAACTGGAGTTATGGGAAATTGTGAGATTTTAAAAAGAAAAGCGGTTTCTAGTGCTTTAGATGCAGGAGAATATGCAACTGCACTTGATTTTAATAGATATTTGAAAAAGTGTATAAAATCAGAGATTGCAGATATTTGTAATGTTGCAAATACTAGATATGGTGGAGCAATAACAGCTGGAATGTTTTTAGATAATTTTATATATGAAGAAAATAAAAATAAATGGATACATTTTGATATAGCAGGTCCTGCATATGTTGAGAAAGCTTGGGGATACAATCCTTATGGAGCAAGTGGTATAGGTGTTAGAACAACTATAAAACTTTTACAAAATCTATTATAA
- a CDS encoding TonB family protein, with translation MNRYLNSFFITSGVYFIAAFFLFFVFADMLITPPAKEEIVTKISLNSVSIVEPQPVVEPTPEPIVEPQPVIEKPKPVKNKPEKPKKEHKKPVEKIVQKEEVTEVVAAVPPPTKTPPKEEVSAPSINQNQIDTIETKYLAKVRATIEKNKIYPKAAKRLNQTGKVNVNFDILKSGEIRNVKVLGKSSFAKLDEASIELLIKISNFDEIPEELKKSVWNVTIPIDYSIN, from the coding sequence ATGAACAGATATTTAAATTCTTTTTTTATTACAAGTGGTGTATATTTTATTGCAGCTTTTTTTCTATTTTTTGTTTTTGCTGATATGTTAATTACACCTCCAGCAAAAGAGGAAATAGTTACAAAGATATCACTAAATAGTGTATCTATTGTTGAGCCTCAGCCAGTTGTTGAACCAACTCCTGAGCCAATAGTTGAACCTCAACCTGTAATAGAGAAACCAAAACCAGTAAAAAATAAACCTGAAAAACCAAAAAAAGAGCATAAAAAACCTGTAGAAAAAATTGTTCAAAAAGAAGAAGTTACTGAAGTTGTTGCAGCTGTTCCTCCTCCAACAAAAACACCACCAAAAGAAGAAGTATCAGCTCCAAGTATTAATCAAAATCAAATCGATACTATTGAAACAAAATATTTAGCAAAAGTAAGAGCAACAATTGAAAAAAATAAAATTTATCCAAAAGCTGCGAAAAGATTAAATCAAACTGGAAAAGTAAATGTTAATTTCGATATTTTAAAAAGTGGAGAAATTAGAAATGTTAAAGTTTTAGGAAAATCTTCATTTGCAAAATTAGATGAAGCATCTATTGAACTGTTAATTAAAATAAGTAATTTTGATGAGATTCCAGAAGAATTGAAAAAAAGTGTTTGGAATGTTACTATTCCAATAGACTACTCGATAAACTAA
- the exbD gene encoding TonB system transport protein ExbD — protein sequence MKLKKYDSINVIPFIDVLLVLLAIVLLTSTFITRGIIPISLPNASNADNLKPDKEVIIVIQEDGQLMIEDKPATLESIESEILQKTVETPIHINTDKNTRFESFVQVLDMLKKNNYSNVSIVTKK from the coding sequence ATGAAGCTGAAGAAATATGATTCAATAAATGTTATTCCATTTATTGATGTATTACTTGTACTTTTAGCTATAGTTTTATTAACTTCAACTTTTATTACAAGAGGTATTATTCCAATTTCATTACCAAATGCTTCAAATGCGGATAATTTAAAACCTGACAAAGAAGTAATTATTGTAATTCAAGAAGATGGACAATTGATGATCGAAGACAAACCTGCTACTTTGGAAAGTATTGAAAGTGAAATTTTACAAAAAACTGTAGAAACACCAATTCACATAAATACAGATAAAAATACAAGATTTGAATCATTTGTACAAGTACTTGATATGCTAAAAAAGAATAATTACTCTAATGTGTCAATAGTAACAAAAAAGTGA
- the exbB gene encoding TonB-system energizer ExbB, whose amino-acid sequence MENIETLQHLVDYGVIVLLVIMSFIAVFFFIERIIFYKNIDIKSYKNKKHLDIALTKHLTIIGTIASNSPYIGLLGTVLAIMLTFMNMGNGDIEAAKIMESLALALKATAVGLVVAIISMVFYNILSRYVEVTESLYEAEEI is encoded by the coding sequence ATGGAAAATATTGAAACGTTACAACATTTAGTTGACTATGGAGTTATCGTTTTACTTGTAATTATGAGCTTTATAGCTGTTTTCTTTTTTATTGAAAGAATTATATTTTATAAGAATATAGATATAAAATCTTATAAAAACAAAAAACATTTAGATATCGCACTAACAAAACATTTAACAATTATTGGTACTATTGCTTCTAATTCACCTTATATCGGTTTATTAGGAACTGTTTTAGCAATTATGCTTACGTTTATGAATATGGGAAATGGTGACATAGAAGCTGCAAAAATTATGGAATCTTTAGCATTAGCATTAAAAGCAACTGCTGTTGGTCTTGTTGTTGCAATTATTTCTATGGTATTTTATAATATCTTAAGTAGATATGTTGAAGTTACGGAGAGTTTATATGAAGCTGAAGAAATATGA
- a CDS encoding TolC family protein: protein MRKIIVCSLFCSLAFANNLDLLQKDKKESRELEKQYIESSYESLKNDWIGSIDFSSGLSQTHSFSDESDKNKSNKFGKSASIGFTQSIYESGGIEFTIQYAKDKFKYDLLSWENQNSQILQSMYDTLLEITKLKFQIIQGKYQLENKDIELIIKKIQYEAGKTDIVELNNAVMSKNTQIKNNIALENSLKDKEFELSKYTDLKYDEIEILDFNNVSKEDFINQNLDILQEDSKVEMLNTNYKKMKTNYLPKVALSTKASYSNSDEKENIMIRDTNKDDAQSSASLTLSMPLYDYNKSNKLQEAKLNYLKQKSSVNDLKNEIAYDYEQILNQINTYEKQNKTIAENIRLYDDLIAANKISNEAGMTSVYDLDILRNTKQINEYDLIINDINIKLQYSKLYFKIKG, encoded by the coding sequence TTGCGTAAAATAATAGTATGCTCTTTATTTTGTAGCCTAGCTTTTGCAAATAATTTAGATCTTTTGCAAAAAGACAAAAAAGAGTCAAGAGAACTTGAAAAACAGTATATAGAATCAAGTTATGAAAGCTTAAAAAATGATTGGATAGGTTCAATAGATTTTAGTTCAGGTTTATCACAAACTCACTCTTTTTCAGATGAAAGTGATAAAAATAAAAGTAATAAATTTGGAAAATCTGCATCAATAGGATTTACACAAAGTATTTATGAATCAGGAGGAATAGAGTTTACTATTCAATATGCAAAAGATAAATTTAAATATGATTTATTGTCTTGGGAAAATCAAAATTCCCAAATTTTGCAATCTATGTATGATACTTTGTTAGAAATTACTAAATTAAAATTTCAAATAATTCAAGGTAAATACCAACTTGAAAATAAAGATATAGAGTTAATTATAAAAAAAATACAATATGAAGCTGGAAAAACTGATATTGTTGAGTTAAATAATGCAGTTATGAGTAAAAATACTCAAATAAAAAATAATATAGCTTTAGAAAATTCTTTAAAAGATAAAGAGTTTGAATTATCAAAATATACAGATTTAAAATATGATGAGATAGAAATATTGGATTTTAATAATGTCTCAAAAGAGGATTTTATAAATCAAAATTTAGATATTTTACAAGAAGATTCAAAAGTAGAGATGTTAAATACGAATTATAAAAAAATGAAAACAAACTATTTACCAAAAGTTGCATTATCTACAAAAGCAAGTTATAGTAATTCAGATGAAAAAGAAAATATTATGATAAGAGATACTAACAAAGATGATGCTCAATCAAGTGCTAGTTTGACTCTATCTATGCCTTTATACGATTATAATAAATCAAATAAACTTCAAGAAGCAAAGTTAAACTATTTAAAACAAAAAAGTAGTGTGAATGATTTAAAAAATGAAATAGCTTATGATTATGAGCAAATTTTAAATCAAATAAATACATATGAAAAACAAAATAAAACAATTGCTGAAAATATTAGACTATATGATGATTTAATTGCTGCAAATAAAATATCAAATGAAGCAGGAATGACTTCTGTTTATGATTTAGATATTTTAAGAAATACAAAACAGATAAATGAATATGATTTAATAATAAATGATATTAACATTAAATTACAATATTCAAAACTATATTTTAAAATCAAAGGGTAA